A genomic window from Deltaproteobacteria bacterium includes:
- a CDS encoding site-specific integrase — protein sequence MKNKWISTKHAGVRFREHESRKHGIGLDRYFSIRYRIDGKLKEEGLGWASEGWTAEKAMLTRAELRQAATKGEGPRTLAEKREIADQARQEQERQTALEKSEGITFGQVWTRYEAEQGHKSARSMAREVELNRIWIDPVIGSKAMRDICPLDLERIKKNMLDAGRAPRSAQYMLAVVRQVFNFAEVHDLYLGVNPTKRVKVKIGDNRRQRFLSQEEADELLSACRERSQDVHDLCLLSLHTGMRAGECFALEWRDVDFGQGILTLRNTKNSMTRHAYMTEAVKDMLRARRQTATTDMVFNGRPEVSDTFNRVVEALGLNRGISDRSQKIVFHTLRHTFASWLAMQGTPIFTIAKLMGHKTTAMSERYSHLSPGHLQDAVRGFEANLGKPKVIDIATGRK from the coding sequence ATGAAAAACAAGTGGATCAGCACCAAGCACGCAGGAGTCCGATTTCGGGAGCATGAGTCTCGCAAACATGGAATAGGTCTGGATAGGTATTTCTCCATCCGATACCGTATTGACGGCAAGCTGAAGGAGGAGGGCCTGGGGTGGGCCTCCGAGGGCTGGACTGCCGAAAAGGCCATGCTGACCCGGGCCGAACTGCGGCAGGCCGCCACCAAGGGCGAAGGGCCACGGACCCTGGCGGAGAAACGAGAGATTGCCGACCAGGCCCGCCAGGAGCAGGAGCGCCAGACAGCCCTGGAGAAATCCGAGGGGATCACTTTCGGCCAGGTCTGGACGAGATACGAGGCCGAGCAGGGACACAAGTCTGCCCGGTCAATGGCCAGGGAAGTGGAGTTGAATCGAATCTGGATTGACCCGGTCATCGGCTCCAAGGCCATGAGGGACATCTGTCCCCTGGACCTTGAGCGGATCAAGAAGAACATGCTCGACGCTGGCCGGGCTCCACGGTCTGCCCAGTATATGCTGGCAGTCGTCCGGCAAGTTTTTAATTTTGCTGAAGTCCATGATCTGTACCTGGGGGTGAACCCAACCAAGAGAGTCAAGGTCAAGATCGGGGACAATCGCCGCCAGCGTTTCCTCAGCCAAGAAGAGGCCGACGAACTTTTGAGCGCCTGCCGGGAGAGGTCGCAAGACGTCCATGATCTGTGCCTCCTGTCCCTGCACACGGGCATGAGGGCGGGAGAATGTTTCGCCCTGGAGTGGCGGGACGTCGATTTCGGGCAAGGCATCCTGACCTTGAGAAACACCAAGAACAGCATGACCCGCCACGCCTACATGACCGAGGCGGTCAAGGACATGCTCCGGGCGAGGAGGCAGACAGCGACCACGGACATGGTTTTCAATGGACGGCCCGAGGTCAGCGATACTTTCAATCGGGTAGTTGAGGCCCTTGGGCTGAATCGCGGAATCTCCGACCGGTCGCAGAAGATCGTCTTCCATACCTTGCGCCACACTTTCGCCAGTTGGCTGGCGATGCAGGGCACGCCCATTTTTACCATTGCCAAGCTGATGGGCCACAAGACGACCGCCATGTCCGAGAGATACAGCCATTTGAGCCCGGGCCATCTGCAAGACGCAGTACGGGGATTTGAGGCGAACCTGGGCAAGCCCAAGGTCATCGACATCGCCACGGGCCGCAAGTGA